Proteins from a single region of Takifugu rubripes chromosome 4, fTakRub1.2, whole genome shotgun sequence:
- the LOC101064532 gene encoding serine/threonine-protein phosphatase 2A 55 kDa regulatory subunit B delta isoform, which yields MAGVAGGNDFQWCFSQVKGAIDEDVAEADIISTVEFNYSGELLATGDKGGRVVIFQHEQESKNRPHLRGEYNVYSTFQSHEPEFDYLKSLEIEEKINKIRWLPQQNAAHFLLSTNDKTIKLWKISERDKRAEGYNLKDEDGRLREPFRITSLRVPVLMPMDLMVEASPRRIFANAHTYHINSISVNSDHETYLSADDLRINLWHLEITDRSFNIVDIKPANMEELTEVITAAECHPHQCNVFVYSSSKGTIRLCDMRAAALCDRHSKFFEEPEDPSSRSFFSEIISSISDVKFSHSGRYMMTRDYLSVKVWDLNMENRPVETYQVHEYLRSKLCSLYENDCIFDKFECCWNGSDSAIMTGSYNNFFRMFDRNTRRDITLEASRESSKPRATLKPRKVSTGGKRKKDEISVDSLDFNKKILHTAWHPKDNVIAVAATNNLYIFQDKIN from the exons ATGGCGG GAGTTGCAGGAGGAAATGATTTCCAGTGGTGTTTCTCTCAAGTAAAAGGGGCGATAGATGAAGATGTTGCGGAAG CTGACATCATTTCAACAGTTGAGTTCAACTATTCTGGAGAATTACTTGCCACTGGAGATAAAGGAGGCAGAGTTGTGATATTTCAGCATGAGCAGGAG TCTAAGAATCGTCCACATCTGCGCGGGGAGTACAACGTCTATAGCACTTTTCAGAGTCACGAGCCAGAGTTTGACTATTTGAAAAGTTTAGAAATCGAAGAAAAGATTAATAAAATAAGATGGCTACCCCAACAAAATGCTGCTCACTTTCTACTTTCAACAAATG ATAAAACTATCAAATTGTGGAAAATAAGTGAACGGGATAAACGGGCGGAAGGTTATAACCTGAAGGACGAGGACGGACGGCTCAGAGAACCCTTTAGAATCACCTCTTTACGG GTACCAGTACTCATGCCAATGGATCTCATGGTAGAAGCGAGTCCCAGGAGGATCTTTGCAAATGCACACACCTATCACATTAATTCCATTTCTGTAAATAGTGATCACGAAACGTACCTCTCTGCAGACGACCTAAGAATAAATCTATGGCACTTGGAAATCACAGACAGAAGTTTTA ATATTGTAGACATCAAACCTGCCAACATGGAGGAGCTGACAGAAGTAATCACAGCTGCTGAgtgtcatccacaccaatgcaaCGTGTTTGTGTACAGCAGTAGCAAAGGCACCATCCGCCTGTGTGACATGCGAGCAGCGGCGCTCTGCGATAGGCATTCGAAGT TCTTCGAGGAGCCGGAGGATCCGAGCAGCCGGTCTTTTTTCTCCGagatcatctcctccatctcggACGTGAAGTTCAGCCACAGTGGACGCTACATGATGACGCGTGACTACCTCTCCGTCAAAGTTTGGGACCTCAACATGGAAAACAGGCCAGTGGAGACATATCAG GTTCACGAATACCTTCGCAGTAAACTCTGCTCCTTGTACGAGAACGACTGCATCTTCGACAAGTTCGAGTGCTGCTGGAACGGCAGCGACAG TGCCATCATGACCGGCTCCTACAACAACTTCTTCAGAATGTTTGACCGCAACACCAGGCGGGACATCACGCTGGAGGCGTCCCGGGAGAGCAGCAAACCGCGGGCTACGCTCAAACCACGCAAAGTGTCCACGGGAGGCAAGAGAAAGAAGGACGAGATCAGCGTGGACAGCCTGGACTTCAATAAGAAGATCCTGCACACTGCCTGGCACCCCAAAGATAACGTGATTGCTGTGGCAGCCACCAACAACTTGTACATTTTCCAGGACAAAATCAACTAG
- the bnip4 gene encoding BCL2 interacting protein 4 — protein METSSDDGLQESWVELHFGASQRTNHHGSQEQIPTSTQEGDLEKMLLEAQRESGRTSSRGSSSPLGAHTPLLLWRGSEANSSQSDEDFQERRCEVENLMKRNADWIWDWSSRPENNPPKEFLLKHPKRATSLSIRNTSVMKKGGVLSADFLKLFLPSLIVSHILAIGLGIFIGRRLTSHNTY, from the exons ATGGAGACCTCGTCGGACGACGGCTTACAAG AGTCCTGGGTTGAGCTCCATTTCGGTGCCTCTCAAAGAACAAATCATCACGGGAGCCAGGAGCAAATCCCCACCTCCACCCAGGAGGGCGACTTGGAAAAGATGCTGCTGGAAGCACAGCGGGAGTCCGGCAGGACCAGCTCCAGAGGAAGCTCCAG CCCACTGGgagcacacacacccctcctgcTGTGGAGAGGCTCAGAGGCAAACAGCTCCCAG tCGGATGAAGATTTCCAAGAGCGGAGATGTGAAGTGGAGAACCTGATGAAAAGGAACGCGGACTGGATCTGGGACTGGTCCAGCCGGCCCGAGAACAACCCACCAAA ggaGTTCCTGCTGAAGCACCCCAAGCGGGCGACCTCGCTCAGCATCAGGAACACCAGCGTGATGAAGAAGGGCGGCGTTCTCTCAGCCGACTTTCTGAAGCTCTTCCTCCCGTCATTAATCGTCTCCCACATACTGGCCATCGGCCTCGG GATCTTCATCGGGAGGCGTTTAACCTCCCACAACACCTACTGA
- the LOC101064972 gene encoding alpha-2A adrenergic receptor has product MGCLNLSSGNATLPSRHVYTLETSAALTLLVAFLILIIVFGNAMVVMAVTTSRALRAPQNLFLVSLACADILVATLVMPFSLANELMGYWYFGIVWCEIYLALDVLFCTSSIVHLCAISLDRYWSVSQAIEYNLRRTPRRIKCTILIVWVLAAIISFPPLITMKKTGEKSCPECKINDKKWYIIFSCTASFFAPGLIMILVYVRIYLIAKKRTREPPGERQREYGNSSSPEKKDRAAAEVDGGGDGECNGLEVEEDGSSSDGNDNIFCTRMKKMSARAPKVTQVKPGEAPVKPCQRAGRWKERQSRERRFTFVLAVVMGVFVLCWFPFFFTYTLTAVWGADFIPETLFKMFFWFGYCNSSLNPVIYTIFNNDFRRSFKKILCKRRRRS; this is encoded by the coding sequence ATGGGTTGTCTCAACTTGAGCAGCGGAAATGCGACTCTGCCCAGCAGGCACGTGTACACTTTGGAGACCTCCGCGGCGCTGACCCTGCTGGTGGCTTTCCTGATCCTCATAATAGTGTTTGGCAACGCCATGGTTGTTATGGCGGTGACCACCAGCAGAGCTCTGAGAGCGCCGCAGAACTTGTTTTTAGTCTCCCTGGCGTGTGCGGACATTCTGGTCGCCACCTTGGTGATGCCGTTCTCTTTGGCCAATGAGCTGATGGGTTACTGGTACTTTGGGATCGTGTGGTGCGAGATCTACTTGGCTTTGGATGTGCTCTTCTGCACCTCCTCCATCGTGCACCTGTGCGCCATCAGCCTGGACAGGTACTGGTCCGTCTCACAAGCCATCGAGTACAACCTGAGGAGGACGCCACGGAGGATTAAGTGCACGATCCTCATCGTGTGGGTCCTGGCGGCCATCATTTCCTTCCCACCCCTCATCACGATGAAAAAGACTGGCGAGAAGAGCTGCCCCGAATGTAAAATAAACGACAAGAAGTGGTACATCATCTTCTCCTGCACTGCTTCCTTCTTTGCGCCCGGCCTCATCATGATTTTGGTGTATGTCAGAATCTACCTCATCGCCAAGAAAAGAACAAGAGAACCAccaggtgagagacagagagagtacGGGAACTCGAGCAGCCCGGAGAAaaaagacagagcagcagcagaggtggacggaggtggagatggagagtGCAACGGGTTAGAAGTGGAGGAAGATGGGTCCTCGTCCGACGGGAACGACAACATCTTTTGCACCCGGATGAAAAAGATGAGCGCGAGGGCTCCCAAAGTTACTCAAGTGAAGCCAGGAGAGGCGCCTGTGAAGCCTTGTCAACGAGCGGGCCGCTGGAAGGAGCGGCAGTCCAGAGAGAGGCGCTTCACGTTTGTTCTGGCCGTGGTCATGGGGGTGTTTGTTCTCTGCTGGTTCCCGTTCTTCTTCACGTACACGCTCACCGCCGTGTGGGGCGCCGACTTCATCCCCGAGACTTTGTTCAAAATGTTCTTCTGGTTCGGCTACTGCAACAGCTCGCTCAACCCCGTCATTTACACCATCTTTAACAACGACTTCCGGAGGTCTTTCAAAAAGATCCTTTGTAAAAGACGCAGGAGAAGTTAA
- the smndc1 gene encoding survival of motor neuron-related-splicing factor 30 gives MSEELMKQLNSYKAQLQQVEVALSTDTENEDLQKLQKDLQEVIDLTKDLLASQPSDSTSTTNGSETVPLRHNWKAGDKCLAVWTNDGQLYEAEIEEVDRENKTAAVTFSGYGNAELIPLQNLKAVEEGKQCKIDGSTKPKSKKEQIAEQREYKKKKAQKKVQRMKELEQEREDQKSKWQQFNNKAYSKTKKGQVKKSIFASPESVNGKVGVGTCGIADKPMTQYNDTSKYNVRHLMPQ, from the exons ATGTCAGAGGAGTTGATGAAACAGTTAAACAGCTATAAAGCCCAGCTGCAACAGGTTGAAGTTGCCTTATCGACCGACACAGAAAACGAAGACCTCCAAAAGCTTCAGAAAGACTTGCAG GAGGTCATAGATTTGACCAAAGACCTGCTGGCCTCGCAGCCTTCTGATAGCACTTCAACCACCAATGGCTCTGAAACGGTGCCTTTAAGGCACAACTGGAAAGCTGGGGACAAGTGTCTGGCTGTCTGGACTAATGATGGACA GTTGTATGAGGCTGAGATTGAGGAGGTTGACCGAGAGAACAAGACTGCGGCCGTAACCTTCTCCGGATATGGGAATGCTGAATTGATTCCTCTGCAGAATCTTAAAGCGGTGGAAGAAGGGAAACAGTGTAAGATCGACGGGAGCACCAAGCCGAAATCAAA GAAAGAGCAGATAGCAGAGCAGCGGGAgtacaagaagaaaaaagcccaGAAGAAGGTACAAAGAATGAAGGAACTGGAGCAAGAACGGGAGGACCAGAAGTCAAAGTGGCAACAGTTTAACAACAAGGCCTACTCAAAGACCAAGAAGGGCCAG GTAAAGAAGAGCATATTTGCATCTCCAGAAAGTGTTAATGGTAAGGTTGGTGTGGGAACGTGTGGTATCGCAGACAAACCAATGACCCAGTATAACGACACATCCAAATACAACGTGAGGCATTTAATGCCTCAGTGA
- the LOC101078826 gene encoding max-interacting protein 1-like, with amino-acid sequence MVKYMRQRSDLKPEEVLSESDASTDQQNFAEMSDYSLGDVLYSKCSAMDQIGTFMRNVQVLLDAANYLENVEKSSGKYEHGYASSYPTTRSEHHQNQRKFKNRKLDSTHNRSAHNELEKNRRAHLRLCLERLKSLIPLGPDCSRHTTLGLLNKAKAHIKKLEETDRRSQHQLETLEREQRHLQRQLAQLQPHGERVRTDSLGSRVDSERSESDREEIEVDVESTEFSHGEMDSVSTSGASDLDDHSSRQSSASDEGYSTCSVKVAFSA; translated from the exons ATGGTGAAGTACATGCGCCAGCGCAGCGATCTGAAACCCGAAGAGGTCCTGTCGGAGTCTGACGCGTCCACGGACCAGCAGAATTTCGCAGAGATGTCCGACTATTCGCTCGGCGACGTGTTGTACTCCAAATGTTCCGCAATGGACCAGATCGGCACTTTTATGAGGAACGTGCAAGTGCTGCTCGATGCTGCGAATTACCTAGAGAATGTCGAGAAGAGCAGCGGAA AGTACGAGCATGGCTACGCTTCGTCATATCCCACAACCCGGAGTGAACATCATCAGAACCAACGCAAAttcaaaaacaggaaactgGACAGCACTCATAATAG GTCTGCACACAACGAGCTGGAAAAGAATCG ACGAGCACATCTCCGCCTGTGCCTGGAGAGGTTGAAGTCGCTCATCCCTCTGGGACCAGACTGCAGCCGGCACACCACGCTGGGACTGCTCAACAAGGCCAAAGCACACATCAAG AAACTTGAAGAGACGGACAGGAGGAGTCAGCACCAGCTGGAGACTTTAGAACGGGAGCAGCGGCACCTGCAGAGGCAGCTGGCTCAGCTGCAGCCCCACGGGGAGAGGGTCCGCACGGACAGCCTGGGCTCCCGCGTCGACTCCGAGCGCTCAGAGTCGGACAGAG AGGAGATTGAAGTGGACGTGGAAAGCACCGAGTTCTCCCATGGAGAAATGGACAGCGTAAGCACCAGTGGTGCGAGTGATCTGGACGACCACAGCAGCCGGCAGAGCTCCGCCAGCGACGAGGGCTACTCCACCTGCAGTGTAAAAGTGGCCTTCTCCGCCTGA
- the add3b gene encoding adducin 3 (gamma) b isoform X2 — MSLVEVRPMAGSLTLPLSSSEPKERYFDRVDEGDPEYLRGRNMSPDLRQDFNMMEQKKRVTQILQSPVFKDELEGLIQDQLTKGNSPTGLLALRQIADLVMASYMGGAGPLTSPISFGTVTPVNDLFGNESPSYTKGEKQSRCRLASLYRLVDLFSWARFTSSYITVRVNKEQDHVLISPQGLSYAEVTGTNLVKVNIIGEVVDQGSTDLGIDQYGFAPHAAIYSMRPDVRCIIHLHTPATAAVSAMKCGVLPISHEALLLGDVSCFGYHGSLDNKEEKVEFQKALGPTAKVMVLRNHGVLAMGETVEEAFHYMYHSQQACEIQVGALSCSGGVDNLVLLDKEKFKSLTRGVCEAGVPVNNDIKWKAGEAEFESLMRMLDNLGYRTGYSYRNPIVREKPRSKNDVEIPATVSAVSPEDHELGLRSPFKFMLQKQQKERTRWLNSPNSYLKVNVPEHSPSGDVSPRTKTMWMKSSHLGNNVGTPIKIEDPNQFVPLNTDPTEVQDKRNRIKEQHRGDHMTPGPKSQLLAGIVVDTIPGPAFINEDEEYTRSLPPNPFGNLTEKELEEYRSTVERKQQGHEDDDATDADEMTTFDGSTISLSLSPMMTPVKDGIPNGKDHLAELEEDLSIEVSKLSLSNEETVEISITTKETGEPQTPESQTKKKKKKFRTPSFLKKSKKKKEEKEKVEA, encoded by the exons ATGAGTctggtggaggtgaggccgatgGCGGGGTCTCTCACCCTGCCGCTGTCGAGCAGCGAACCCAAGGAGCGCTACTTCGACCGGGTGGATGAGGGCGACCCCGAGTACCTCCGCGGCAGGAACATGTCCCCCGACCTGAGGCAGGACTTCAACATGATGGAGCAGAAGAAGCGGGTCACCCAGATCCTGCAGAGTCCG gTGTTCAAGGATGAGCTGGAAGGCCTGATTCAGGACCAGCTGACGAAGGGCAACAGCCCAACAGGTCTTCTGGCACTGAGACAGATCGCTGACCTGGTCATGGCCAGTTATATGGGAGGAGCTGGTCCCCTGACTTCACCCATCa GCTTCGGGACGGTGACTCCAGTCAATGATTTGTTCGGGAACGAGTCTCCGTCTTACACTAAAGGAGAGAAGCAAAGCCGCTGCAGGCTGGCCAGCCTCTACAGGCTCGTTGATCTCTTCAGCTGGGCTCGTTTTACAAGCTCCTACATTACT GTGCGTGTGAATAAAGAGCAGGACCATGTTCTGATCAGCCCACAGGGTCTGTCGTACGCCGAGGTGACAGGAACAAATTTG GTGAAAGTAAACATCATCGGCGAGGTGGTGGACCAGGGCTCTACTGATCTGGGCATTGACCAGTATGGATTCGCTCCACATGCTGCCATTTATTCAATGCGGCCCGATGTGAGGTGTATAATCCACCTCCACACCCCCGCCACAGCTGCA GTGTCCGCGATGAAGTGTGGAGTCCTGCCCATTTCCCATGAGGCTTTGCTTCTGGGAGACGTGAGCTGTTTTGGTTACCATGGTAGCCTGGATAAtaaagaggagaaggtggagttTCAGAAAGCTCTGGGCCCTACTGCCAAG GTTATGGTGCTGAGGAACCACGGTGTGCTCGCTATGGGAGAGACGGTTGAAGAGGCATTCCACTACATGTACCACTCCCAGCAGGCCTGTGAAATCCAG GTCGGTGCTCTGAGTTGCTCAGGCGGTGTGGACAACCTTGTGCTCTTGGACAAGGAGAAGTTTAAATCCCTGACCCGGGGCGTGTGTGAGGCCGGGGTGCCGGTGAACAATGACATCAAGTGGAAAGCGGGCGAGGCGGAGTTCGAGTCCCTCATGAGGATGCTGGACAACCTG GGATATAGAACGGGCTACTCGTACAGGAACCCCATTGTCCGTGAGAAGCCTCGCTCCAAGAATGACGTGGAAATTCCTGCCACCGTGTCAGCTGTGTCCCCGGAGGACCATGAGCTGGGACTGCGGAGCCCCTTTAAGTTTATGttgcagaaacagcagaaagagaggaccCGGTGGCTCAACTCACCTAACAGTTATTTGAAGGTCAATGTACCCGAACACTCGCCCAGTGGGGACGTCAGCCCCAGGACCAAAACCATG TGGATGAAATCTTCACATCTGGGAAACAATGTCGGCACACCAATAAAGATTGAGGACCCCAACCAGTTTGTTCCACTCAACACCGATCCAACAGAGGTCCAGGATAAGAGGAACCGG AtaaaagagcagcacagaggagatcacatgactccaggACCCAAGTCTCAATTATTAGCAGGCATAGTTGTGGACACCATTCCAGGACCA GCTTTCATCAACGAGGATGAGGAGTACACTCGCTCCCTTCCCCCCAACCCGTTTGGCAATCTGACAGAAAAAGAGCTGGAAGAATACAGGAGCACGGTGGAGAGAAAGCAACAGGGCCACGAAG ATGACGACGCCACAGATGCAGATGAGATGACAACGTTTGATGGCTCCACCATCTCCCTGTCGCTGTCTCCCATGATGACGCCAGTTAAAG ATGGAATTCCCAACGGGAAGGATCACCTGGCGGAactggaggaggatctgagcaTCGAGGTATCAAAGCTGAGCCTGAGCAACGAGGAGACAGTGGAGATCTCCATCACAACCAAGGAGACGGGGGAGCCGCAGACCCCAGAGAGCCAgaccaagaaaaagaaaaagaagttcCGCACACCATCCTTCctgaagaagagcaagaaaaagaaggaggagaaggaaaaggtggAAGCTTGA
- the add3b gene encoding adducin 3 (gamma) b isoform X1, with amino-acid sequence MSLVEVRPMAGSLTLPLSSSEPKERYFDRVDEGDPEYLRGRNMSPDLRQDFNMMEQKKRVTQILQSPVFKDELEGLIQDQLTKGNSPTGLLALRQIADLVMASYMGGAGPLTSPISFGTVTPVNDLFGNESPSYTKGEKQSRCRLASLYRLVDLFSWARFTSSYITVRVNKEQDHVLISPQGLSYAEVTGTNLVKVNIIGEVVDQGSTDLGIDQYGFAPHAAIYSMRPDVRCIIHLHTPATAAVSAMKCGVLPISHEALLLGDVSCFGYHGSLDNKEEKVEFQKALGPTAKVMVLRNHGVLAMGETVEEAFHYMYHSQQACEIQVGALSCSGGVDNLVLLDKEKFKSLTRGVCEAGVPVNNDIKWKAGEAEFESLMRMLDNLGYRTGYSYRNPIVREKPRSKNDVEIPATVSAVSPEDHELGLRSPFKFMLQKQQKERTRWLNSPNSYLKVNVPEHSPSGDVSPRTKTMWMKSSHLGNNVGTPIKIEDPNQFVPLNTDPTEVQDKRNRIKEQHRGDHMTPGPKSQLLAGIVVDTIPGPAFINEDEEYTRSLPPNPFGNLTEKELEEYRSTVERKQQGHEEDDDATDADEMTTFDGSTISLSLSPMMTPVKDGIPNGKDHLAELEEDLSIEVSKLSLSNEETVEISITTKETGEPQTPESQTKKKKKKFRTPSFLKKSKKKKEEKEKVEA; translated from the exons ATGAGTctggtggaggtgaggccgatgGCGGGGTCTCTCACCCTGCCGCTGTCGAGCAGCGAACCCAAGGAGCGCTACTTCGACCGGGTGGATGAGGGCGACCCCGAGTACCTCCGCGGCAGGAACATGTCCCCCGACCTGAGGCAGGACTTCAACATGATGGAGCAGAAGAAGCGGGTCACCCAGATCCTGCAGAGTCCG gTGTTCAAGGATGAGCTGGAAGGCCTGATTCAGGACCAGCTGACGAAGGGCAACAGCCCAACAGGTCTTCTGGCACTGAGACAGATCGCTGACCTGGTCATGGCCAGTTATATGGGAGGAGCTGGTCCCCTGACTTCACCCATCa GCTTCGGGACGGTGACTCCAGTCAATGATTTGTTCGGGAACGAGTCTCCGTCTTACACTAAAGGAGAGAAGCAAAGCCGCTGCAGGCTGGCCAGCCTCTACAGGCTCGTTGATCTCTTCAGCTGGGCTCGTTTTACAAGCTCCTACATTACT GTGCGTGTGAATAAAGAGCAGGACCATGTTCTGATCAGCCCACAGGGTCTGTCGTACGCCGAGGTGACAGGAACAAATTTG GTGAAAGTAAACATCATCGGCGAGGTGGTGGACCAGGGCTCTACTGATCTGGGCATTGACCAGTATGGATTCGCTCCACATGCTGCCATTTATTCAATGCGGCCCGATGTGAGGTGTATAATCCACCTCCACACCCCCGCCACAGCTGCA GTGTCCGCGATGAAGTGTGGAGTCCTGCCCATTTCCCATGAGGCTTTGCTTCTGGGAGACGTGAGCTGTTTTGGTTACCATGGTAGCCTGGATAAtaaagaggagaaggtggagttTCAGAAAGCTCTGGGCCCTACTGCCAAG GTTATGGTGCTGAGGAACCACGGTGTGCTCGCTATGGGAGAGACGGTTGAAGAGGCATTCCACTACATGTACCACTCCCAGCAGGCCTGTGAAATCCAG GTCGGTGCTCTGAGTTGCTCAGGCGGTGTGGACAACCTTGTGCTCTTGGACAAGGAGAAGTTTAAATCCCTGACCCGGGGCGTGTGTGAGGCCGGGGTGCCGGTGAACAATGACATCAAGTGGAAAGCGGGCGAGGCGGAGTTCGAGTCCCTCATGAGGATGCTGGACAACCTG GGATATAGAACGGGCTACTCGTACAGGAACCCCATTGTCCGTGAGAAGCCTCGCTCCAAGAATGACGTGGAAATTCCTGCCACCGTGTCAGCTGTGTCCCCGGAGGACCATGAGCTGGGACTGCGGAGCCCCTTTAAGTTTATGttgcagaaacagcagaaagagaggaccCGGTGGCTCAACTCACCTAACAGTTATTTGAAGGTCAATGTACCCGAACACTCGCCCAGTGGGGACGTCAGCCCCAGGACCAAAACCATG TGGATGAAATCTTCACATCTGGGAAACAATGTCGGCACACCAATAAAGATTGAGGACCCCAACCAGTTTGTTCCACTCAACACCGATCCAACAGAGGTCCAGGATAAGAGGAACCGG AtaaaagagcagcacagaggagatcacatgactccaggACCCAAGTCTCAATTATTAGCAGGCATAGTTGTGGACACCATTCCAGGACCA GCTTTCATCAACGAGGATGAGGAGTACACTCGCTCCCTTCCCCCCAACCCGTTTGGCAATCTGACAGAAAAAGAGCTGGAAGAATACAGGAGCACGGTGGAGAGAAAGCAACAGGGCCACGAAG AAGATGACGACGCCACAGATGCAGATGAGATGACAACGTTTGATGGCTCCACCATCTCCCTGTCGCTGTCTCCCATGATGACGCCAGTTAAAG ATGGAATTCCCAACGGGAAGGATCACCTGGCGGAactggaggaggatctgagcaTCGAGGTATCAAAGCTGAGCCTGAGCAACGAGGAGACAGTGGAGATCTCCATCACAACCAAGGAGACGGGGGAGCCGCAGACCCCAGAGAGCCAgaccaagaaaaagaaaaagaagttcCGCACACCATCCTTCctgaagaagagcaagaaaaagaaggaggagaaggaaaaggtggAAGCTTGA